A genomic region of Bdellovibrionota bacterium contains the following coding sequences:
- the recG gene encoding ATP-dependent DNA helicase RecG, protein GYEVLEDPEKRKRIVQALGLIAPKASRTFSRSFRPEDHLLPSLERIKEARKKLSGNVQYVKGVGPAVAAKLDRAGIRTIDDLLTFFPTRYDDRRFTTKIGELKEGQNAVVVGEATFAGVAFYRGLRRRVYEAAVEDGTGQLKLKWFHFVASSMGERIKRGQKLIVSGKVRIYRNQVEMHHPECEVYSGTPDSISFGRIVPLYREVGGLYQKTLRKFMNFAVTRFCEERACLIPTEICRKHDLLAPWKAILEMHLPDRIPMEGHRTEAARALAFEELFFYAFSLGLRKRLLKGKPGIAFRNPSPRFERMMHELPFELTGAQKIVLQAIRKDMASESAMNRLLQGDVGSGKTIVAFLAALVAIDHGYQVAFMAPTEILAEQHFRTLSAWAQKTDIRVEMLIGRQSAGERRAIIGDLAAGKVHLVVGTHALLESDVQFAALGFVVVDEQHRFGVRQRAVIRAKAVEPDVLVMSATPIPRTLALTLYGDLDVSILNELPEGRKPIETKLFSERDRGKVYEWVRGEIKKGRQAYVVYPLVDPSDQIDLKDATTMAVTLQKEIFPEFRVGLVHGQLHSREKEEWMGKFVRGEIDILVSTTIIEVGIDVANATVMVIEHPERFGLSQLHQLRGRVGRGSERSACLLVRPSRISQMARDRLQTFAGVHDGFLLAEEDLRLRGPGDFFGVAQSGFPTFAAAVFPRDLDLLETARREAFEIIQRDPSLSDPQFRHLKWVVDEVWVERLQLVRVG, encoded by the coding sequence GGATACGAAGTCCTCGAGGATCCGGAAAAACGAAAGCGAATCGTCCAGGCGCTGGGGTTGATTGCGCCGAAAGCTTCGCGGACATTCAGTCGGTCGTTCCGGCCCGAGGACCATCTTCTGCCATCGCTGGAACGGATCAAAGAGGCGCGAAAGAAACTTTCTGGAAATGTTCAATACGTCAAGGGAGTGGGTCCGGCGGTCGCGGCGAAATTGGATCGCGCGGGGATTCGGACGATCGACGATCTCTTGACGTTTTTCCCGACCCGCTACGACGACCGGCGGTTCACAACCAAAATCGGCGAACTCAAGGAGGGTCAGAACGCCGTCGTCGTCGGGGAGGCGACGTTCGCCGGCGTGGCGTTTTACAGGGGACTGCGCCGGCGCGTATACGAAGCCGCCGTGGAGGACGGCACCGGCCAGCTTAAGCTCAAGTGGTTTCATTTTGTCGCTTCATCCATGGGAGAGCGGATCAAGCGCGGCCAGAAACTGATCGTCAGCGGAAAGGTGCGCATCTACCGCAATCAGGTGGAAATGCATCATCCGGAATGCGAGGTATATAGCGGCACTCCCGATTCCATCAGTTTCGGACGGATCGTCCCGCTTTATCGCGAAGTCGGCGGTCTCTATCAAAAAACGCTTCGGAAGTTCATGAACTTCGCCGTGACGCGCTTTTGCGAGGAGCGCGCCTGTCTGATTCCGACCGAAATCTGCCGGAAGCACGATCTTTTGGCGCCGTGGAAAGCGATTCTGGAAATGCATCTCCCGGACCGGATCCCGATGGAAGGCCATCGGACCGAAGCCGCTCGCGCGTTGGCGTTTGAAGAACTTTTCTTTTACGCCTTTTCCCTGGGACTTCGAAAACGGCTTCTCAAAGGTAAACCTGGGATCGCGTTTCGAAATCCGTCCCCGCGATTTGAGCGGATGATGCACGAGCTCCCCTTTGAACTGACCGGGGCGCAGAAAATAGTATTGCAGGCGATTCGAAAAGACATGGCTTCCGAGTCGGCCATGAATCGTCTTTTGCAGGGGGATGTCGGAAGCGGGAAAACGATCGTGGCCTTCTTGGCTGCGCTGGTGGCCATCGATCATGGTTACCAGGTGGCGTTCATGGCGCCCACTGAAATTCTGGCGGAACAGCACTTCCGAACGCTTTCGGCGTGGGCCCAAAAGACGGACATTCGGGTCGAGATGCTGATCGGGCGCCAGTCGGCGGGTGAGCGCCGCGCGATCATCGGCGACTTGGCTGCCGGAAAAGTGCATTTGGTCGTGGGAACCCACGCCCTGCTCGAATCGGACGTCCAATTCGCGGCGCTCGGTTTTGTCGTGGTGGATGAACAGCATCGTTTCGGCGTGCGGCAAAGGGCGGTAATCCGGGCCAAGGCCGTGGAACCGGATGTCCTCGTCATGTCGGCCACGCCGATTCCCCGGACCCTCGCCCTCACGCTCTATGGCGACCTGGACGTATCGATTTTGAATGAACTTCCGGAGGGGCGAAAGCCGATCGAGACGAAACTGTTTTCCGAGCGAGATAGAGGAAAGGTGTACGAGTGGGTTCGGGGCGAGATCAAAAAAGGGCGCCAAGCTTACGTCGTCTATCCGTTGGTCGATCCGTCCGACCAAATCGACCTCAAAGATGCCACAACGATGGCCGTCACTCTTCAGAAAGAAATCTTTCCCGAATTTCGCGTGGGATTAGTGCATGGCCAGCTGCATAGCCGGGAAAAAGAAGAGTGGATGGGAAAGTTCGTCCGGGGTGAGATCGATATCCTGGTTTCCACGACGATCATCGAAGTCGGCATCGACGTCGCGAACGCGACGGTTATGGTGATCGAGCATCCGGAAAGGTTCGGACTTTCCCAACTTCACCAGCTTCGCGGGAGGGTGGGGCGGGGATCCGAACGTTCGGCGTGTCTCCTCGTTCGCCCCTCCCGAATATCGCAAATGGCGCGCGACCGCCTTCAGACGTTTGCCGGCGTTCACGATGGATTTTTACTGGCCGAGGAGGATCTTCGATTGCGCGGCCCCGGCGATTTTTTCGGCGTCGCGCAGAGCGGCTTCCCTACATTCGCGGCGGCCGTATTTCCGCGCGACCTGGATCTCCTGGAAACCGCACGGCGGGAGGCCTTTGAGATTATCCAGAGGGACCCGAGTCTTTCAGATCCTCAGTTTCGTCATTTGAAGTGGGTCGTGGATGAGGTCTGGGTCGAGCGACTTCAGCTAGTACGCGTGGGTTGA
- a CDS encoding nucleotidyl transferase AbiEii/AbiGii toxin family protein: MNIALIQDRLREYACATSLEEECATKEIVQEVCLAALSRAGFFRKAVFQGGTALRVLYQLPRFSEDLDFILKAPDRKFVMDKFLRKVVEELNDYGFRFEFQDRSRVDENVRKAFLKDDSWASILTFQHLAPRSTRPKKIQIKIEVDTNPPDGSVSEGRILDYPFPFTIVVQDMPSLLAGKSHALLCRPFIKGRDWYDFLWYARKRTQPNLTFLKNALYQTGPWKGLNVDVTSDWYYDSMEKRIEAIDWDEAKRDIRRFLRAIEIPSIDLWNRSFFQQQLTKMRRS; this comes from the coding sequence ATGAATATCGCTCTCATTCAGGACCGCTTGCGCGAATACGCCTGTGCGACAAGCTTGGAGGAAGAGTGCGCGACCAAGGAAATCGTGCAGGAGGTTTGTCTTGCGGCCCTCTCCCGCGCCGGCTTTTTTCGAAAAGCGGTGTTTCAAGGCGGCACGGCACTTCGCGTTCTTTATCAACTACCCCGTTTCTCGGAGGATTTGGATTTCATCCTGAAGGCGCCGGACCGAAAGTTTGTCATGGACAAGTTTCTGCGGAAGGTGGTCGAGGAATTGAACGATTACGGTTTCCGCTTCGAATTCCAGGATCGTTCGCGCGTCGATGAAAACGTCCGGAAAGCCTTTCTCAAAGACGATTCCTGGGCGAGCATCCTGACGTTTCAACATTTGGCTCCGCGCTCTACCCGGCCCAAGAAAATCCAGATCAAGATCGAGGTGGACACAAATCCTCCGGACGGGAGCGTCAGCGAAGGGCGAATTCTGGATTACCCCTTTCCCTTCACCATCGTCGTGCAAGATATGCCTTCGCTCTTGGCCGGCAAGAGCCACGCGTTGCTTTGCCGCCCTTTCATCAAGGGACGCGATTGGTACGACTTCCTCTGGTACGCAAGGAAACGGACTCAGCCGAATCTGACTTTTCTCAAAAACGCGCTCTATCAGACGGGCCCGTGGAAGGGGTTGAACGTAGATGTTACCAGCGATTGGTATTACGACTCCATGGAGAAAAGGATCGAAGCGATCGATTGGGATGAAGCCAAGCGCGACATTCGAAGGTTTCTGCGCGCGATCGAGATTCCCTCGATTGATTTATGGAACAGGAGCTTCTTTCAGCAACAGCTGACGAAAATGCGTCGGTCTTGA
- a CDS encoding addiction module antidote protein: MKKQKLRDFNDLVTEELRDPKFAAAYLNEHLAYEGPKARQLLLQALQNIAKAQGLSALSKQSGISRRTLYYAFSKAGNPTLDTFFALLKSIGVGIQFNSLGRPKVA, encoded by the coding sequence ATGAAAAAACAAAAGCTTCGTGATTTTAACGATCTCGTGACCGAAGAATTGCGGGACCCAAAATTCGCGGCAGCTTATTTGAATGAGCATCTCGCCTACGAAGGACCCAAAGCACGTCAATTGTTGCTTCAGGCTCTGCAGAATATCGCCAAAGCCCAGGGCCTAAGTGCGCTTTCAAAACAATCGGGGATTAGCCGTAGGACTCTTTATTATGCCTTTTCGAAAGCAGGAAACCCCACTCTTGATACCTTCTTCGCGCTCTTGAAGTCGATCGGAGTAGGGATTCAATTCAATTCCCTTGGGCGCCCGAAGGTAGCCTAG
- a CDS encoding sigma-54 dependent transcriptional regulator, translating into MAAHLQLHSPSPEIFPRPIAKGEREKEKKRVLVVDDEPSARVGLAELIESWGFESETAEDGRSALDKLRAFHPHVVVCDLVMPRMDGLAFLKSARSDETIVILLTAQGTIDSAVEAIKEGAYDYLTKPVDIVRLKNLLERLNEKFETEDELKRLRRELRQLGSFGQLIGTTPAMQELFHQIELTAPSTASVLISGASGTGKELVARAIHQMSPRRHAPFVPINCSAIPGTLLETEIFGHEKGAFTGAIKTTEGCFELAHGGTILLDEIAAMAMDLQSKLLRVLENGTFRRVGGREELHANVRVVAASNIHFEDAIAQGMFREDLYYRLNVFHLELPALKDRAGDIPLLAQNFLDEYAAKNERPVRSIHPEAIQLLKNYSWPGNVRELRNIMERAVIICRGKTITVEELPESVRQRQGSGPSMTFHLGTSIGEVERQLILNTLNMTGGNKTETARILGISLKTLHNKLNRYRRREHAATRLPKRA; encoded by the coding sequence ACCCTCGGCGCGCGTCGGTTTGGCCGAGTTGATCGAAAGCTGGGGCTTCGAAAGTGAGACCGCCGAAGACGGTCGCTCCGCTCTCGACAAGTTGCGCGCATTTCATCCTCACGTCGTGGTCTGCGACCTGGTCATGCCGCGCATGGATGGCCTGGCGTTTCTGAAGAGCGCCCGCTCGGACGAGACGATCGTGATCTTGCTGACGGCGCAAGGAACCATTGATTCCGCCGTCGAGGCCATCAAAGAGGGGGCTTATGACTACCTCACCAAACCGGTGGACATCGTTCGTCTCAAGAATCTTCTCGAACGCCTCAACGAAAAATTTGAAACCGAGGATGAGCTCAAACGGCTGCGGCGGGAACTTCGACAGCTGGGCTCGTTCGGACAACTGATCGGAACGACTCCAGCTATGCAGGAGCTGTTTCATCAGATTGAACTGACCGCCCCCAGCACGGCTTCCGTTCTGATTTCAGGAGCGAGTGGAACGGGAAAGGAGCTGGTGGCCCGAGCGATCCATCAAATGAGTCCGCGACGGCATGCGCCGTTTGTCCCGATCAACTGTTCCGCTATACCGGGCACGTTGCTGGAAACGGAAATCTTCGGGCATGAGAAAGGTGCGTTCACCGGAGCCATTAAGACGACCGAAGGATGTTTCGAGCTCGCCCACGGAGGGACCATCCTCTTGGACGAAATTGCCGCCATGGCGATGGATCTTCAGAGCAAACTCTTGCGCGTGCTGGAGAACGGAACATTCCGGCGGGTAGGGGGCCGTGAGGAATTGCACGCCAACGTGCGCGTCGTGGCGGCGTCTAACATTCATTTCGAAGATGCGATCGCTCAAGGAATGTTCCGAGAAGACCTCTACTACCGGCTCAACGTCTTTCACCTGGAACTTCCCGCGCTTAAGGACCGGGCCGGAGACATCCCTCTTTTGGCGCAAAACTTCCTCGATGAATACGCCGCGAAGAACGAACGGCCGGTCCGGAGTATTCATCCCGAAGCGATCCAGTTGTTGAAGAATTATTCCTGGCCCGGCAACGTACGGGAGTTGCGCAACATCATGGAGCGCGCTGTGATCATCTGCCGCGGAAAAACCATAACGGTGGAAGAGCTTCCGGAATCGGTTCGGCAACGGCAAGGGAGCGGGCCGTCCATGACGTTTCATCTCGGAACGTCCATCGGAGAAGTGGAGCGCCAGCTCATTTTGAATACGCTGAACATGACCGGCGGAAACAAGACGGAGACGGCACGCATTCTCGGAATCAGCTTGAAAACGCTGCACAACAAGCTCAACCGGTATCGCCGCAGGGAGCATGCGGCGACGCGCTTACCCAAGCGAGCGTAA